The proteins below come from a single Roseiflexus sp. RS-1 genomic window:
- the phoU gene encoding phosphate signaling complex protein PhoU has product MRARVHFDEDLETLTAELYNLGDMVIQAIRESFQALSRRDMQRAQRVIEHDREINQVERDIEAHALRLIATQQPVASDMRRLIVAIEIAGELERIADYAKGIARMALRDTPAPEPALPAEMERMARMAMAMLQKALDAFAARDSATAEMLAADDDEVDRLYECVETMLTHQMAQNPLTVAWNAGLLFAAHYLERVADRATNIGERVVYLVKAQVVELNP; this is encoded by the coding sequence ATGCGAGCGCGAGTCCACTTCGATGAGGATCTGGAAACATTGACGGCGGAACTGTACAATCTCGGCGATATGGTCATCCAGGCGATCCGGGAGTCATTCCAGGCATTGAGCAGGCGTGATATGCAACGCGCACAGCGCGTGATTGAGCACGATAGGGAGATCAATCAGGTCGAGCGCGACATCGAGGCGCACGCATTGAGACTGATCGCTACCCAGCAACCGGTTGCCTCTGACATGCGTCGGTTGATTGTTGCCATTGAGATCGCTGGCGAGCTTGAGCGCATTGCAGACTATGCCAAAGGGATTGCCCGGATGGCGCTGCGCGATACGCCTGCGCCAGAACCTGCGCTTCCTGCTGAAATGGAACGTATGGCGCGGATGGCGATGGCAATGCTTCAAAAAGCGCTCGATGCCTTCGCTGCCAGAGACAGCGCCACCGCTGAGATGCTTGCTGCGGACGACGATGAAGTCGACCGGCTGTATGAGTGTGTGGAAACGATGCTCACGCACCAGATGGCACAGAACCCTCTCACCGTTGCGTGGAATGCAGGCTTGTTGTTTGCGGCGCACTACCTGGAGCGAGTCGCAGATCGCGCGACGAATATCGGCGAACGGGTGGTGTACCTGGTAAAGGCGCAGGTGGTGGAGTTGAATCCGTGA
- a CDS encoding CheR family methyltransferase — protein sequence MSTTLTSDLFRRFRDLLLTRSGLYFPDHRQNDLHHCLMSVLPATGCTSLEALYTAAVASERVLHTIIESVTVGETYFFRNASQFAALRDRIIPDLIARREAIRSLRFWSAGCSTGEEPYSLAILLRDTLPDFDNWQITILATDINAGFLERARAGVYGAWSFRETEPTVRDRYFEPVEVARWRIRSDIRRQVLFTRLNLVEDEYPAVMNGTSMQDVILCRNVLIYFDDETIRAVVRRLYRALTPGGWLIVGHAEARSDFFARFEVINCPGTVIYRKPLNAPLFDETAVPPLSPARTTPVSLPNVSSSDVSSDLPALPVALSSSEPAPVRAADADAQAFDDLQAARQAADRGDLEEALRLCATIIQREPLRAEAHLLTGQILEQQERFDEALAAYRRAIYLDHTLYLASLAMAGILQRTGHTDDARRAYQRLLRSLATLQPDAPVPSLNGATAAELQMFIRNRMAALGS from the coding sequence ATGAGCACGACATTGACGAGCGATCTCTTTCGGCGATTTCGTGATCTGCTGCTGACCCGCAGCGGTCTCTACTTTCCCGACCATCGGCAGAACGATCTCCACCACTGCCTGATGTCGGTTTTGCCCGCCACCGGTTGCACGTCGCTCGAAGCGCTGTACACTGCTGCGGTTGCCAGCGAGCGCGTGCTGCATACGATTATCGAGAGCGTCACCGTCGGTGAAACCTATTTCTTCCGCAACGCTTCGCAGTTCGCCGCGCTGCGGGATCGGATCATTCCCGACCTGATAGCCCGACGGGAGGCGATCCGGTCACTGCGTTTCTGGAGCGCCGGCTGCTCCACAGGAGAAGAACCGTACTCGCTGGCGATCCTGCTCCGCGATACGCTTCCTGATTTCGACAACTGGCAGATCACCATCCTGGCAACCGATATCAATGCTGGATTCCTGGAACGGGCGCGCGCGGGGGTGTACGGCGCGTGGTCGTTTCGCGAGACAGAGCCGACAGTGCGTGATCGTTACTTTGAACCCGTCGAAGTCGCGCGCTGGCGGATTCGTTCGGACATCCGTCGTCAGGTGCTGTTCACGCGGCTGAACCTGGTCGAGGACGAGTATCCTGCCGTGATGAACGGCACAAGTATGCAGGATGTCATTCTGTGTCGCAACGTGCTGATCTATTTCGACGACGAGACGATTCGCGCAGTTGTGCGCCGCCTGTATCGGGCGCTCACCCCCGGTGGCTGGCTGATCGTCGGGCATGCCGAGGCGCGTTCCGACTTTTTTGCCCGTTTCGAGGTGATCAACTGTCCGGGTACGGTCATCTATCGCAAGCCGCTCAACGCACCGCTCTTCGATGAGACGGCGGTTCCCCCGCTTTCGCCAGCGCGCACCACGCCCGTTTCGCTGCCGAATGTCTCTTCCAGCGATGTTTCGTCAGATCTCCCTGCACTGCCGGTTGCGTTGTCATCTTCTGAACCGGCGCCGGTGAGGGCCGCCGACGCCGACGCTCAGGCGTTCGACGACCTGCAAGCCGCGCGGCAGGCAGCCGATCGCGGCGATCTGGAAGAAGCGTTGCGCCTGTGTGCGACTATTATCCAGCGTGAGCCGCTGCGCGCTGAGGCGCATCTGCTCACCGGACAGATTCTGGAGCAACAGGAGCGTTTCGATGAAGCGCTCGCCGCCTACCGACGCGCCATCTATCTCGATCACACACTGTACCTTGCATCGCTGGCAATGGCGGGCATCTTGCAGCGCACCGGTCACACCGATGATGCGCGTCGCGCATACCAGCGGTTGCTCCGTTCACTCGCAACCCTTCAGCCGGACGCGCCGGTTCCTTCGCTAAACGGCGCGACAGCAGCGGAACTCCAGATGTTTATTCGCAATCGGATGGCAGCGTTAGGCTCGTGA
- the cheB gene encoding chemotaxis-specific protein-glutamate methyltransferase CheB produces the protein MNKAASPIRVLLVEDSPGQRALLVGLLNASDSFTVVGVAGNGRQAVQETLRLRPDVIAMDIHLPLMDGYEATREIMQRCPTPIVLISASAGEKKLIDALAAGALTVIRKPGGRHADPDERETFLKTLRIMAGVRVVTRFAPRVPPRSSTGHVQKAPAPGAAQVLAIAASTGGPAAVQTVISGLGAQFPLPVLLVQHIARDFVAALQDWLQRTTPLPVRVATHGERLAPGCLYLPPDGFHLLAGRRGFVELRPALAGDRYCPSADLLFHSVAQAYGAHAIGVILTGMGDDGARGLKELRDRGAVTIAQDEASCVVYGMPRSAVEAGAVVQVAALDEIAPHILTLIPA, from the coding sequence GTGAACAAGGCGGCGTCGCCGATCCGCGTGCTGCTGGTGGAAGACTCGCCCGGTCAGCGCGCATTGCTGGTTGGGTTGCTCAATGCGAGCGACTCGTTCACCGTGGTTGGCGTGGCGGGGAATGGTCGTCAGGCGGTGCAGGAGACACTACGTTTACGCCCAGATGTGATCGCTATGGACATTCATCTCCCGCTAATGGATGGCTACGAGGCGACCCGCGAGATCATGCAGCGCTGCCCGACGCCGATTGTCCTGATCAGCGCCAGCGCCGGCGAGAAGAAGTTGATCGACGCGCTGGCAGCCGGCGCTCTGACCGTCATTCGCAAGCCGGGAGGTCGTCACGCCGATCCTGACGAGCGCGAGACCTTTCTGAAAACGTTGCGGATCATGGCGGGCGTGCGGGTCGTCACACGCTTCGCACCGCGCGTGCCTCCGCGATCCTCAACAGGGCATGTGCAGAAGGCGCCGGCGCCGGGCGCTGCGCAGGTACTGGCGATTGCAGCATCGACCGGCGGACCGGCGGCGGTGCAGACGGTTATCAGCGGACTGGGAGCGCAGTTTCCGCTGCCTGTGTTGCTGGTGCAGCACATTGCGCGTGATTTCGTGGCGGCGCTCCAGGACTGGCTTCAGCGAACGACGCCGCTGCCGGTGCGGGTTGCGACCCACGGCGAACGTCTGGCGCCTGGATGCCTGTACCTGCCGCCGGACGGCTTTCACCTGCTGGCGGGCAGGCGCGGCTTTGTCGAGTTGCGTCCGGCGCTCGCCGGAGACCGGTACTGCCCTTCCGCCGATCTGCTGTTCCATTCGGTAGCGCAGGCATATGGCGCACACGCAATCGGTGTGATTCTGACCGGTATGGGAGACGATGGGGCGCGCGGTCTCAAAGAACTCCGCGACCGAGGCGCCGTCACCATCGCTCAGGACGAGGCGAGTTGCGTTGTCTACGGCATGCCGCGCAGCGCTGTCGAAGCCGGCGCGGTGGTGCAGGTGGCGGCGCTTGACGAGATCGCACCGCACATACTGACGCTGATACCTGCATGA
- a CDS encoding chemotaxis protein CheW, translated as MTMQTLVVCRIGVQDYALPLDDALRVVRLPALTAVPDSRPEVCGLINLNGRHLPVIDGWRLVGEPPHYDVTNHIVIIGDDQDHTTPALGLLVDEVYGLAQHPSSAIHPLRDNYAGALFCGIIHLEQRSCLVFNVAELRRMVL; from the coding sequence ATGACAATGCAGACACTGGTGGTCTGTCGCATCGGGGTGCAGGATTATGCGTTGCCGCTCGATGACGCGCTGCGCGTGGTGCGGTTGCCGGCGCTGACCGCCGTCCCCGACAGTCGCCCGGAAGTGTGCGGACTGATCAATCTGAACGGACGCCATCTGCCGGTGATCGATGGCTGGCGGTTGGTCGGAGAGCCGCCGCACTACGACGTGACCAACCATATCGTCATTATCGGCGACGATCAGGATCACACGACACCGGCGCTGGGTCTGCTGGTCGACGAAGTGTATGGTCTCGCGCAGCATCCGTCGTCGGCAATCCATCCGTTGCGCGACAATTATGCGGGCGCTCTCTTTTGCGGCATCATCCATCTGGAACAACGATCATGCCTGGTGTTCAATGTTGCTGAACTGCGAAGGATGGTCTTGTGA
- a CDS encoding anti-sigma regulatory factor: MAHSMAPDTHQVRVASGYDVVLVRQHMRQMAREAGFNLPSQARMTAVVSEIARVALEHHWNAHFTFRLSCHRGWSVIEVQCISDSIRRDGNTLAHLTHDVQALVGDNVLTTNQAAGQLTLRFHT, translated from the coding sequence ATGGCACACAGCATGGCTCCGGATACGCACCAGGTGCGTGTTGCGTCAGGGTACGATGTGGTACTCGTGCGCCAGCATATGCGGCAGATGGCGCGGGAAGCCGGTTTCAACCTGCCATCGCAGGCGCGTATGACTGCTGTGGTCAGCGAAATCGCGCGTGTGGCGCTCGAACATCACTGGAATGCGCATTTTACGTTTCGCCTGTCCTGTCATCGCGGGTGGAGCGTGATCGAAGTGCAGTGCATTTCCGACAGCATCCGGCGGGACGGCAATACGCTGGCGCATCTCACACACGATGTCCAGGCGCTGGTTGGCGACAATGTACTGACGACGAATCAGGCGGCCGGCCAACTGACCCTGCGTTTTCACACATAG
- a CDS encoding response regulator transcription factor, with translation MTPHILIVEDSRTQALRFQLELQRCGARVDIARDGIQGWECARALRPTAIVLDIDLPGIDGYTLCQRLKQEPATSAVPIIMLTHREDARSAQTGLEAGADDYIPKDEFAEQNLIESLRALGVLTQT, from the coding sequence ATGACGCCACACATCCTGATCGTTGAAGATAGCCGGACGCAGGCGCTGCGCTTTCAGCTCGAACTCCAGCGCTGCGGCGCGCGCGTCGATATTGCCCGTGATGGCATCCAGGGGTGGGAGTGCGCCCGTGCATTGCGTCCCACAGCGATCGTGCTTGACATCGATCTGCCGGGCATCGATGGATATACCCTCTGCCAGCGCCTGAAGCAGGAACCGGCAACATCTGCCGTGCCGATCATCATGCTCACGCATCGAGAAGATGCACGCAGTGCGCAGACCGGGCTGGAGGCCGGCGCCGACGATTACATTCCCAAAGACGAGTTCGCCGAACAGAATCTTATCGAGTCGCTGCGCGCTCTCGGTGTGTTGACGCAGACGTGA
- a CDS encoding hybrid sensor histidine kinase/response regulator, protein MENDDDIMAQVFAAFCEEQAEHRAAIASLLLEMEQHPDHPDDRALVDQLFRAAHSLKGSARAAGLPGIEQIAHAIEDLFAALRERRLRVTPAWCDPVYAALDVIGVLVDRAIAHHPPDDALIETTVHRLRAVLAQPPSEQELAERTEGAAIPGDETSVVSAGLPAAPTGIGEVTTVRLAIEVLDTLLNDVGELMTGVMRIRAQARRIQDLSGMSAPWKRLWRQVRPLVAQYQARSNAFHPVVHHLDIRPITPERSGDGLQQRDLQQLAGALTRAAALIDEIDQQLTACARDLAADQSMLSAVTDRLHLQIRRARMLPLRTIFQPLRLVARDVSRGAGKPVDLFFDDGGAEADRQVLDTLREVLTHLLRNAIDHGIEEATVRQRHGKPERGAVRLNATVDGDWLTIEVADDGAGLDDEAIRRRALELGLLTATDLERLTPTDVANLIFLPGFSTRTTASHLSGRGVGLDIVHSHIERMQGRIQVHSAPGAGCRFVLSVPVSLTSAHGLLVKLGQHTCAVPLESIQRIVAVQPGDVRVLEGRTVVLVDGRPVVLVHLADLMEAGDGMRSFSRGEERRPALLLGSGSERQVACLVDGVVGEQELVVHRLPFPIRRVQFIAAAAILPDGAIAPILDTVDIVRAASGAQRLPAPVTPDISQQRRIPQILVVDDSLTTRMLEKNILEAAGYQVHLATDGVEALDVLQRLSTNGGCDLVISDIDMPRLNGFELTEKLRAGERFKHLPVVLVTSLDAPEHRERGVTVGADAYIVKRAFDQQTLLDTIARLI, encoded by the coding sequence ATGGAGAACGACGATGACATCATGGCGCAGGTCTTTGCCGCCTTTTGCGAAGAGCAGGCGGAGCATCGCGCCGCAATCGCGTCATTGTTGCTCGAAATGGAGCAGCATCCCGATCATCCCGATGATCGCGCGCTGGTCGACCAGCTTTTTCGCGCTGCGCATAGCCTGAAAGGCAGCGCCCGCGCGGCCGGTTTGCCGGGTATCGAGCAGATTGCGCACGCCATCGAGGATCTGTTTGCCGCGCTGCGAGAGCGTCGCCTGCGCGTGACGCCAGCGTGGTGCGACCCGGTGTACGCCGCGCTGGACGTGATCGGCGTTCTGGTGGATCGGGCGATTGCCCATCACCCGCCGGACGACGCCCTTATCGAGACGACGGTTCACCGGTTGCGCGCCGTCCTTGCGCAACCGCCGTCGGAACAGGAGTTGGCGGAACGCACAGAAGGCGCCGCAATCCCCGGCGACGAGACGTCGGTCGTTTCTGCCGGTCTTCCTGCGGCGCCGACCGGCATTGGGGAGGTGACCACCGTTCGCCTTGCGATCGAGGTACTGGACACCCTGCTCAACGATGTCGGCGAACTGATGACCGGGGTGATGCGAATACGCGCTCAGGCGCGCCGCATCCAGGATCTCAGCGGCATGTCGGCACCCTGGAAACGCCTCTGGCGTCAGGTGCGCCCGCTGGTTGCACAGTATCAGGCGCGCAGCAATGCCTTCCACCCGGTGGTGCATCACCTGGACATCCGTCCAATCACCCCTGAACGCTCTGGCGACGGGCTTCAGCAGCGTGACCTTCAGCAACTGGCAGGCGCACTAACCCGTGCAGCGGCACTGATTGATGAGATCGATCAACAGTTGACGGCATGTGCGCGTGATCTTGCTGCCGATCAATCGATGTTGAGCGCGGTCACCGACCGACTGCATCTCCAGATCCGGCGCGCTCGTATGCTGCCGCTGCGAACGATCTTTCAGCCACTGCGTCTGGTTGCGCGCGATGTCAGTCGCGGCGCCGGCAAACCGGTCGATCTGTTTTTCGACGATGGGGGCGCGGAAGCCGATCGTCAGGTGCTCGACACGCTGCGTGAAGTGCTCACCCATCTCCTGCGCAACGCCATTGATCATGGCATCGAAGAGGCCACGGTGCGCCAGCGCCATGGCAAACCGGAGCGGGGGGCGGTTCGCCTGAATGCAACCGTTGACGGCGACTGGTTGACGATTGAGGTTGCCGACGATGGCGCCGGGCTGGACGATGAGGCTATCCGACGTCGGGCGCTCGAACTGGGTTTGCTGACGGCGACCGATCTGGAGCGTCTTACGCCGACCGACGTTGCCAATCTCATTTTCCTGCCGGGCTTTTCGACACGCACAACGGCCAGCCATCTGTCAGGGCGCGGGGTTGGTCTCGATATCGTCCATTCGCATATCGAGCGAATGCAGGGCCGGATTCAGGTGCACAGCGCGCCAGGTGCAGGATGTCGCTTCGTGTTGAGCGTCCCAGTTTCATTGACCAGCGCCCACGGCTTGCTGGTGAAACTCGGGCAACACACATGCGCCGTGCCGCTGGAGTCGATCCAGCGGATTGTGGCAGTCCAACCCGGCGACGTGCGCGTCCTTGAAGGCAGGACGGTCGTTCTCGTGGACGGTCGTCCGGTGGTGCTGGTGCATCTGGCGGATCTGATGGAAGCCGGTGATGGGATGAGATCATTCTCACGCGGCGAGGAGCGCCGTCCGGCACTGTTGCTGGGAAGCGGCAGCGAACGCCAGGTGGCGTGTCTGGTCGATGGCGTGGTGGGTGAGCAAGAACTGGTGGTGCACCGGTTGCCGTTTCCGATCAGGCGGGTGCAGTTCATTGCCGCTGCTGCCATCCTGCCCGATGGCGCAATCGCGCCAATTCTGGACACGGTTGATATTGTACGGGCGGCATCGGGGGCGCAGCGTCTGCCGGCGCCGGTGACGCCTGATATCAGTCAACAGCGGCGCATACCGCAGATCCTGGTTGTGGACGACTCGCTGACGACACGGATGCTGGAGAAGAACATTCTCGAAGCGGCTGGCTACCAGGTGCATCTGGCGACCGACGGCGTCGAAGCGCTGGATGTTTTGCAGCGTCTATCCACGAATGGCGGATGCGATCTTGTGATCAGCGATATTGATATGCCGCGACTGAACGGCTTTGAGTTGACCGAGAAATTGCGCGCCGGTGAGCGTTTCAAACACCTGCCGGTTGTGCTGGTGACATCGCTCGATGCGCCGGAACACCGCGAACGCGGGGTGACCGTCGGCGCGGATGCGTATATCGTCAAGCGTGCATTTGATCAACAAACATTGCTGGACACCATCGCTCGTCTGATATGA
- a CDS encoding HAMP domain-containing methyl-accepting chemotaxis protein, producing the protein MKLSIRFKLLGASGLTLALMIVLGVIALYQMDLMNDRAQHLSGNIVPATRTSSDMRRIVNRHRSLAAVRIADPRPEQVTRTNSERRELETEMEALLQKYETFIVTDIERELYTRIRKNWSAYIEEVGTKIFETDDPQSALAVFVGLKPLFDQLNQDTTALERENNRQALEATGAAQEAYRSATMTITGLLVVALVVSAVVGIALASMIARSIGRLTEATNAVAQGDLSREVQVSSDDEIGMLAAAYNQMVASLRASRAAEAEAREAEARLRQAEAESRRMLEETVAEYLAFTRRIAEGDLSRRLEVRQNGALGQLGEGLNAMVASLHTMTLQIQQANAAIASAAAEILAATTQQAASATEQSAAITQTSTTIEEVKAIALQTARQAAQVAQDSQTALQVARQGAKAVEDTINGMGQIRARVESIAQTILSLAEQTQAISAITTTVAELADQSNMLALNAAIEAARAGEQGKSFAVVAQHVRDLAERSKAATVQVREILSEIQRATNAAVMVTEEGTKGVEQGVSLATRAGQVIHQMSNEVESGAQANVQMAAAAQQQTAGMDQIAQAMTSIQQATTQALASTRQAERAAQDLHTLAQSLQATIARYRL; encoded by the coding sequence ATGAAACTCTCGATCCGCTTCAAACTCCTCGGCGCTTCTGGACTTACACTGGCGCTCATGATCGTCCTGGGCGTGATTGCGCTCTATCAGATGGATCTGATGAATGATCGCGCCCAGCACTTGAGCGGGAATATTGTGCCGGCGACACGCACCAGCAGCGATATGCGGCGTATTGTCAACCGGCATCGCAGTCTGGCGGCGGTGCGCATCGCCGATCCGCGTCCCGAACAGGTGACTCGCACGAATAGCGAGCGGCGTGAACTCGAGACCGAAATGGAAGCCCTGTTGCAGAAGTATGAAACATTTATCGTAACGGATATTGAGCGTGAACTATACACGCGCATCCGCAAAAACTGGAGCGCATATATTGAGGAGGTTGGAACAAAGATCTTTGAGACCGATGATCCGCAATCTGCACTGGCCGTCTTCGTCGGGCTGAAACCGTTATTCGATCAGTTGAACCAGGATACCACCGCGCTCGAGCGGGAGAACAACCGTCAGGCGCTCGAAGCTACCGGCGCAGCACAGGAAGCGTACCGCAGTGCCACCATGACGATCACCGGATTGCTGGTTGTGGCGCTGGTTGTTTCTGCGGTGGTCGGCATCGCCCTGGCATCGATGATTGCGCGAAGCATCGGGCGTCTGACCGAAGCGACGAACGCAGTGGCGCAGGGCGATCTGTCGCGTGAAGTTCAGGTGTCATCGGATGACGAAATCGGAATGCTCGCCGCTGCCTATAATCAGATGGTCGCCAGTCTGCGCGCCAGTCGCGCTGCGGAGGCGGAGGCGCGCGAAGCCGAAGCGCGATTGCGTCAGGCGGAAGCCGAGAGCCGTCGGATGCTGGAAGAAACAGTCGCCGAATATCTGGCGTTCACCCGGCGCATCGCCGAGGGCGATCTCTCCCGACGCCTGGAAGTACGCCAGAACGGGGCGCTTGGGCAACTTGGCGAGGGCTTGAATGCCATGGTCGCCAGTCTGCACACCATGACGCTCCAGATTCAGCAGGCAAATGCCGCGATCGCCTCCGCCGCCGCCGAAATTCTTGCCGCCACGACGCAACAGGCGGCATCGGCGACCGAACAATCCGCCGCGATTACCCAGACATCGACGACCATTGAAGAGGTAAAGGCGATTGCGCTTCAGACGGCGCGCCAGGCGGCGCAGGTGGCGCAGGATAGCCAGACTGCGCTTCAGGTGGCGCGTCAGGGCGCAAAAGCGGTTGAAGACACGATCAACGGCATGGGGCAGATCCGCGCGCGGGTCGAGAGCATCGCCCAGACGATCCTTTCGCTGGCGGAGCAAACGCAGGCGATCAGCGCCATCACCACCACCGTCGCCGAACTGGCCGACCAGTCGAATATGCTGGCGCTGAATGCCGCCATTGAGGCAGCGCGCGCTGGCGAGCAGGGCAAGAGTTTTGCCGTCGTGGCGCAGCACGTGCGTGATCTGGCGGAACGCTCGAAAGCGGCAACGGTTCAGGTGCGTGAGATTCTGAGCGAAATTCAGCGCGCGACCAACGCTGCCGTTATGGTGACGGAGGAAGGAACGAAAGGTGTTGAGCAGGGAGTGAGTCTGGCGACCCGCGCCGGTCAGGTGATCCATCAAATGTCGAACGAGGTTGAGAGCGGAGCGCAGGCGAATGTGCAAATGGCGGCCGCCGCCCAGCAACAAACCGCAGGCATGGATCAGATCGCTCAGGCGATGACGTCCATCCAGCAGGCGACAACCCAGGCGCTCGCCAGTACGCGCCAGGCGGAACGCGCAGCGCAAGATCTGCACACACTCGCTCAATCGTTGCAGGCGACGATTGCCAGGTATCGACTCTAG
- a CDS encoding chemotaxis protein CheW: MNTNDLRTFQSQPELRAILEERARALAAHDVTDTATGGEVMIRFRLGDERYALPARYAREVQPLRAYTPLFRAPPFIVGLVNIHGRLLTCLDLRPLLDLPVDPPSPGSFLIVLQGTGGDAVLLADSILDMTSDTPELSPAPVTTANAAISWIRGVDRDLSIVIDPVALLADPRLIVDHQAVA, translated from the coding sequence ATGAACACCAACGATCTGCGAACGTTTCAGTCACAACCCGAACTGCGCGCTATCCTCGAAGAGCGCGCGCGTGCGCTTGCAGCGCACGATGTCACCGACACGGCAACCGGCGGCGAGGTGATGATCCGTTTTCGTCTGGGTGACGAGCGATATGCGCTTCCGGCGCGTTACGCGCGCGAGGTGCAACCGCTGCGCGCATACACGCCGTTGTTCCGCGCGCCGCCGTTCATCGTCGGGCTGGTCAACATCCACGGGCGTCTGCTGACCTGTCTCGATCTGCGTCCACTGCTCGATCTGCCGGTCGATCCGCCTTCTCCCGGCTCGTTCCTGATCGTGCTCCAGGGGACAGGCGGCGATGCAGTGCTGCTGGCGGACAGCATTCTGGATATGACATCAGATACGCCTGAACTCAGCCCTGCACCCGTCACGACTGCAAACGCCGCCATCTCGTGGATCCGTGGCGTGGACCGCGATCTGTCCATCGTGATCGACCCGGTTGCACTGCTCGCCGATCCGCGTCTGATCGTCGACCATCAGGCGGTCGCCTGA
- the pth gene encoding aminoacyl-tRNA hydrolase, with product MWLIVGLGNPGDTYARTRHNIGFRVVSELAQRHRLEFTHKRAHARIAEGIIAGQRVALALPQTYMNLSGQAVVGLRQWYKIDPATELLVVYDDVDLPFGVLRLRERGSAGTHNGMRSIITLLGSQVFPRLRIGIDRPPPAWDLADYVLGRFTPEQEAQLPDIMQKAADALETVVREGMAVAMNRINAPPPKPKREQKRSSDAPDSSSDTNTSNASDG from the coding sequence GTGTGGCTGATTGTTGGGCTTGGCAACCCTGGCGACACCTACGCCCGGACGCGCCACAACATCGGGTTTCGCGTCGTCTCAGAACTGGCGCAGCGACACCGGCTCGAATTCACACACAAACGCGCACATGCACGGATTGCTGAAGGGATCATTGCCGGGCAGCGGGTGGCGCTTGCGCTTCCCCAGACCTATATGAACCTCAGCGGACAGGCGGTTGTCGGATTGCGCCAGTGGTACAAGATCGACCCGGCAACAGAGTTGCTGGTTGTGTATGATGACGTCGATCTGCCGTTCGGCGTTCTTCGTTTGCGCGAACGCGGCAGCGCAGGGACGCACAACGGCATGCGCTCGATCATCACCCTGCTCGGCTCGCAGGTCTTCCCTCGATTGCGGATCGGCATCGATCGTCCGCCGCCTGCGTGGGATCTGGCGGACTATGTGCTGGGACGTTTCACTCCGGAACAGGAAGCGCAATTGCCGGACATCATGCAAAAAGCGGCGGATGCGCTGGAGACCGTCGTGCGTGAAGGGATGGCTGTGGCGATGAACCGGATCAACGCGCCGCCGCCGAAGCCGAAGCGTGAGCAAAAGCGCTCGTCAGATGCGCCCGACTCGTCGTCCGATACGAACACGAGCAATGCGTCTGATGGATAA